In Amblyomma americanum isolate KBUSLIRL-KWMA chromosome 8, ASM5285725v1, whole genome shotgun sequence, the DNA window AACTAGGTAGTTAAAACTCGTACGCGCAGAAACTATGCCGGTTCGTGTCTAATGCATCGAACTGAGGTGTACAAAAAAGCACAGACTCTGCTATCAGTTAAGTGCTACTTACACGCCGGATCTTCTGAATCATGCTAAGCAAAACGGCTTGCCGGGCCGCTGTCACCGAGCACGAATGAGTGCATACGAGTAGTGCATAGAAAAGTGCGGCGCATCACGCTTTCTTGATTACTCGGGATTCCTGGCGGATTATCGCTACAGCACAATGGTGTAAAGATCGTTAAAGTTATTCCCTCTTCAGAAATTTAGCTTCCAATTTCCAACTCTTCTACGctggagaattttttttatgacTGGACGAAATGAAGTGTACTTAGAGGGCCCACTAGGACACATTTTCTACGAAGAAAAACTCAGGTTGACAGTATTCAAAGACTGCCCTATGTGCCTTGAAGGCCCGATTATGAAAAACATATTTCGCTTTGGGGTATGTTGAATCTTACgtaaaaatacgaaataaaaatatttaaaactTCGAAGACGAATGAATCCTCCTCCTGAatttataaatatttattttatgtgtATAATGAAGAGGATGTCGCGTAGACTGAGGTCAAAGGGCAGGGAGTAAACTAAATTTTCATTAACGCTTAAGAATTGTTACAGTGatcataaataaatatataactcTTGACAAAACAAGATAAATAATTCAAAACAGAGGCTTTAGAAACTGCATCGACTTTTTTTTAATAATCCGATAGCTAAACTTGTTGATATAAAGAATAGGGAAGACCACTGACCTGTTCCTCCGCTTTTACGTTTATAGCTACCGCCTTCAAGGGATTCAATATAGGTTGAGCGCTCGACTGCCCTTGTACCTTTTCCTCTCACTACTATATATTGACCAGTTTTACACAAGTAAATCCATTAGTTTATCTAAACATGCTTTCACGACCTCGAAGTGTGAGCTCTTCCACACTTAATTACGCTGCAAAACGACTGACATTATATACATATGTGTATATCTATGAACACATATGTACCCCACGCTGGTCTCCAAACTCCTGCGAACGGTAACGTTGGCACAAAACTCAGAACGGACTCTCTAACCCGAAGAGTGATGCAGAATGGAATTAACTTTTTCTAAGAATGGGGCAATTATGAATGGGTTACTGCTGCAATTTGAGTTTCGTCAGTAGCAGTTTAGTGGTGGTGGTCATCAAGCGTGTGACTAAAACTGTAATACTCATATCGAAAAACAGTTTGCAGTCATCAGTAGTCACACCCCGAGAGCAAGCTGGTACAACTTGATGTATTTATTGAAAGTTTTCCTAAGTTAGGTTTtagaatagagagagagagagagagttttatTACATGAAAAGCGATAAATATGGTTTCACCAATCTTGCTCAATTCTTCTGGTTTTCACTCCGTACACGACTCATAACGAATATCTGCTGCTATTCTTTAGCGTGATTTTGACAACACAGACGGTGACGTTTCGCACAAAAGGTCATGCATCCTCTTAAAATTTTCGGCACTCGAATGACTGAATCAGTCAGTTGTTAATGCACTCACTGCAATGCCTGATGTACTTTGCAGACGGCGGAGGAGGACGTGAACAGACCAATAGGCCAGGCAGCGCCGCGGACGATCCCGACAGGGCCGAGGAAGTTAGCGTTGCCCGCCATAGATGCGCCGCCAGCGGCTGCGACTCCCGACAGGCCGACGGCTGcggcaactcaggctatcaagacctcagaagcgccaCTTTCGCCCTTAACTGACTCTCCAGCAGAGTGCAGCACCGTCTTTTGCCGAAAGCTGAAAGACTGGTTCAACAAGACCGTCGCCGTGCAGGCGGATCCATGCCAGGAGCGCAACACGTTCGTTTGCGACCCGTCAGTGGCCTTCCCTGGCTTCAGCGTCCCATTAGACAAGGTGTGTAACACATCTGTTCGTTCTATTTACGTTTTTCTTGACAACACAGTGCACAGACCGCTACCGCTGGCATTTCATTTTTCGCGTTTGGCTGCTGAATGCTTTCTGAGGGATTTAGGGAGCCTTAAAATGCCTTGAAGAATCACCACGACAGTCGACAGGCCCCGAGCGAAGCCGTCTTTGAGTTTAACTCTTAATTGCGCATACAGGTTTACAATGAAAGCATGCATACGGGCAGTATTTGTCCAACGTGTCCTGAGCTCGGAAAAGAGCGTCCGTTGCAGTCGAAGCCGACGTGTTTTCTGCACGTAACGGAAGAAGTTCATTGTCTTAATCAGTTTATATAAAGTGGAAATTATTTCTCCTTTAGCGTAAGTTATATTTTGGTTACAAAAGCGAGTTGGGCTCGTTTACCTTTGCTGTGGAGTCGGTACAGAAAAGTAACGGTTACAGAACACTGACGCTGGTTCACAACCTGTTTAGTAAAGAAATGCACACCACACATACTGCACATCTGCTCTTTCCATCTTTCCAGAAGTAAGGGATCTAGGAACCAAAACCGCTCCAGAGAAGGCGCCCTCTAAAATGCGGCAATGTACGTAGAAGCCTGACTGACGCATCTGCCGTCAGTTTTAGCCACGTAATAAGCTTCTGAAAAAATTTTTTGTTAGCACCGCGCTTAGTTTTATATACATAATTGTTTTGAAGACATATTCGTTACGCATATGACAAAGTATAATGAACCCTTTAAAAACAAGGTTTGTGCTTCTGAAATGCAATCATTTCACTGCCCTTAAACACGGCCATCAGTAGTGGTCCAATTGCACCGTTAGCCTCGTACTATTTCAAGTTTCTAACTAGACCTTTGGCACAACATATGTCTGTTTCCAGAAGAACGTATCCAGCTATTAAAGAATGCCTACATCGCTGCGTCCATGACATGCTAAAAGCTACCTCATAACAGAGGTGAGGTAAAATAGGTTATAGAGAAATACAACATAAAACAAAATGAACATGTCAGTGCGCGTGCGGTTTCAGTGCGTGAGCCGGGGTATATCGGACTGAAGAGGAGAAGCAGATTGCGGTGATGCTTTCGTTTTAGATTGTTTGCCCTTCATGAACCATTGTATCGAAAAATCATATTCAAGATATTAGCATTGACACTGAATATAATCATATTAATGGGTCTGGGGAGACCATCGAACGTATAACTTAAGACAAATGGCATTGAAAAGGAGAAAGATAGTTAAAAATTTCACCTTCATGTCTCTTTAGTGCTCTGTGAAATTGTCGCACTGAAGGAGGACGAACaataagagaaagaaagaactTTTGCACGTTAAAATTGTGCAAATAAATGACAGCACTTTGGCGTTGACTTTGAACAAAGCGGTAGCATTGGCTTCTTCTTTCAAATATGTGCCCTGTCAGCAAGCGATAAATCTTCGTAAGCTTTCTTATATGTCAGATCCGCTTCGATACATAAGAGACTGACAGAAAATGACGGTAGAAAAGAActcaggagttttttttttctgttctacaaattaaaaacaacgcgaaaaaatATTTCATTGGCTTTCTGGCTACGATCGCAGTTTCACATTATATGATTTACTCATAATAACGCAATACTCTCGATAATATATCTGAAATGGCGGTTAATATATTGCTCGACCTGTGGTTTTCTAGAAGCAGTTGCACTGCTCTGTTATGGACATAATGCTGCCGACTGAATATCACCCTGGACGATGTTCACGCTGGCTTGTTTTTAAAGAAATGGATGTGATAAGAACAATCATATTATTATTTGCCTTTATTCAGCTAAAGTACAATTACTATGAAGCGTGCACATCTTATAGCCTAAGACAAAGAGCCGTGCCAGGTGATGCCGAAAATGAGCGAAGGCATTGCGTGGAAGAAGCAAAGAAGTTGAAGCGCACAATTCAAGAGTTTCATAAGAATGCTCTGTAAAATGAAATATAATAATATGTTTTCTCTTATTCCACGTGCGGATTGTTTTCAAGAAATCGTAAACAGATATGCAGGCAGCGGACAAAAAATGTTAGTAGGTAGTGGCttggaacaaaacaaaaaaaaaatctcgtttgAAGATAATTACACCGATTGATCggaaatgcgttagcattagtcaTTCCGATCACTTTGTACCAAACGCTCTCTGCAACACACTCCCCTCTGATCCACACTCAAGACGCGACAGGTGCTTTGTAGGACACACACAAGACTCGATAACTCCTTTGTACCATACACACGACAAGGCTTTGTAACACACAGGACACGACATTTGATAAACGGCTACTTGAATTTTCTTTACATATCGCTTTATTTCTGTTTTAGCAGAGGTCTTCCATGTCTAACGTAAACGCCACTTCTGCCCTTCTGTCTTTGTCGGCTTTAGGCCGCCGTCACATAGCCTCGGCCTTTCTACCTCGTGAGTTTTAGTCCACAACAGACGTAGAAGGAACCTCATTTATTCTTTAATTTATCGCTGCAAAATGCAGGACATTGCTGAAACCCGAACAGAGCGCGTCAAGCGAATCCGGACGCGTTTGAACTTCAGCTCGCGCGTCCAAGTCCATACGTTCGCTTGCATTTGTAAGCGGTCGCACAAAGCTGACTATGCGTTTGAAATGAGCTTGGCACACGCAAGTGGCCGCGTGATTTTGCGTTTGAACTTTACCGCGCATGGATGAACGTTGATGAAAACGACGGTTTGTCCACGAGTGTGAAGATGCCAGCGAAAGACGCTGGCATTTTCACACTCTTATACAAAGGCTGCGGCGATGTATGAGTGCTCCAAGGCAGCAGCAAGTGTGCGCGCCGTCGCGGTTTCGAATCTCACTTAAGGCCATAAGCATGTTTCGTTCTACTAAGTGTCCTCGTCATGGTATCGCAATAATAGCTTACAAATAACGCCTGGAAGTTCTTGTTGTGCGGTTCAAATTAAGGAAAGAAGCTCGGGTACAAATTTTGCTCTAGGTTGCCCCGAACGTCCAGCGGACAGCGGTGACGAGGTCTTCAGCAGGCGATGGCGTGACCAAAAATCAGCACCACGTGTCTAGCGCAGCAGACGGCGAAGAAGAGCTGCTCAAGTCGTGCCTAAAGTATGCGTATAGCTCTCACGATGGCGTGGAAGACATCCTGGCGTTCATGTCCCACTTCAAGTTGGACTTGCATCGTATGACAGACGACCCGAAGGAGGACCCACTGGACCGCATGATTGAGCTGTCCCTCGACTACGGCCTCGACTCTCCGGTGTCCTTTTCCAGGAAATACAACGTCACTGGCGAGGCTTCGGCCCCATTCGCGTTCGAGGTGGGTTGTCATGTGGCTTGAGCTGCTATGGTCAATGAGTTGAAATACTAACACTAGAGAGACAGCGGGCGCCGCGATAGTATTCTGACCCTCTCCGAGTTCTTGCTAACCGTAAGGCCTGCCATTACGGTGACGCCTATGCCTGCCAtttgcaggcaggcagaggctcCTATGGAGATCTAATGCGATGTATAATCACAAGCCAACAGCTTTGTTTTTTATATGGTGTGTTTCTATCCGGTACCATGATGCCCTCTATTGCAAAAAAACTTCAGCGTCCGGCCTCATTCCTGCATCGTTCCATTGATTTGGGTCACTCGACGTACTCTAAGGCACTTTATATTGAGATTTCATGCTTGGTCAAGCGGTGTACCGCTAAGTGTTTGTTCCTTTTTGTGCAAGCCATCTTGGCAGTACAATACGATCATTGTGAGCACCTTCTTGTGGTCCTGTGTtggttttcgctgttttttttgctAGAGAAAATGAGAATGCCACTGCggatttcacccccccccccccccccccccgcgcaccCCCTCTCAACGGCTTTACTGTCGTGATTGCAATGTTTTGTTGCAAAAACTTCAAATACTTAGGACAGAGATCTGGCATTTCGAATGCGCTCCTTGGCTGAGCTGGAAGGTATCGCTCCTGATATCTTAAACCACAGGCAGATGAAATTCTAGTGCACACACGACTACCAGATGGCTGATGCGCGCGCTTGAAGCTGTAACAGACAACCATCACACTAGAGAAGAGCTTGATTGTCTGCTATTACACATCAGTGTCCGACAGCCTTAATTTTGCGCCTCTTCTGCTATTTTGCAAGTCACAACCCGGATTTCAGTGAGGATGTGAAGCTATAATTTGAGCGACTCAAGTAGAGAGGGTACAAGCTAGAGATAGAAGCTAGCATTGTATCGTTTGAAAACTTCTGCAAAATATTTTACCTACATCTTCTTCCTCAGATTACCCTGAACGCTGAAGTTAAAGAATTCCTTAGTGCGCTTCAGTCCCTAGACGAAGAGGATATTGAAGACTTTTACCAGCTACTCCTCTCTCGGTACGCACTGCTTAATGACAGTGATGTAGCGAAGCACCTGATGGATGCAGATGATGAAAGTGAGTATGTTGATACATTCTCTCTGATGAGCACCTAGCTGagtacttttctttctttttaaaggtTGCCCGCTGTGATGGCTGCACTCGAATAACCATGCCTAGCACATTTAAATTCACTGGAGCTTTATTTACTCCATAAAAAACTATGGGTGCTTGTATTTAACCCAAACAAACACACGGTGGCATTTATTTAGCAAAGGCGAGTGTTTCGGCCATGCGCAAGTAAGTTGAATTGCGAAGTATAACACGTAAAACCAAGATAAAATTAATGTCTTTGGTTTAGTAAAACAATAACTGTCGGGCCTGCTGGTGCAGTCTAGGATGCCACGAAAAGTACCTGCGaaataaaagcagaaaaacaaagaaatgtgGGTGACAAGGCGAGACGCTCGAATTTAAATGTGCCTCTTCGAAACAAACATCGCCCCAAAACACTTTCCAGGCATTCGCAGTTCTATCAACTTCGCCACATTCACGGGTCTTCGCGTTAGCTTCGGGGCAGTCTCTAGAAGCGCTTATGCAGGGTATGTCCTTTGCAATTGCCTTTTACTTCTGCCAGCGTATTTCGTGCACTCGCTCTACATTTTGTATATTAGCAGCGCAGTAATTATTGCAATGTACAGCAACATTTTATCGCCCTTTGGCTAATAGTGGCACGAACTGGAGCTTtgctgcattttcctttccttcaagGAAGGGTCACTAAAAGTGCTTTTGTAGTTTATGAAGACATTCCTTGCTGCCATAGTGTTTCTCAGTGGCGCTTAGTATACCGCAATAAGCCAGTCGGCTTCCAAGACTACGCTCTCTATGTGGGGCGCTACGTCACGCACAGCGCTTTTATGAGAAACTTTCGGTGTTCGGGTGCGGAGTACGAGCATGAAAAGAACTAATAACATGAGTTAAATATTCGCGCCAAACTATTTTAATATGCATTCTGCTTGCCAAATGTTACTGGGGAATGGTGGGTTGTTTCTTAGCGGCGTAGCAAAGtacttatggcagcccttaagctctgaatgTGCGTAaagtaaggagaacccttgtactcgcttttttactcctttcggtctttaggggtgcCGAAAAGGCTCCGTTATACAGCTGAGAGCAAAAACTGTAGCTCGGTTAGAGGGTACATAGGCTGTAACTAAAGCACACAAAAGAGATATTGCTGCTTAATTTGCACAGAGCGCTCATGTGGATAAAAGCTCAATCGCCGTGCCATGGTTACGCGGCACTCATGGTGCTACCGTGAAGTGCAATTTTACTTTTTTCGCGGTAATCGAATATATACCTTATAAATACAACATTTTTGAACACAGGGCACAATAACAGCAGGAAACAAATTTAATCGATACAAGCAACTTTTACCATTGTTCTAAAACCTTCCGCTGCAGCGTTATCTGGAGTTTAGCTCGGGTGCCTGCATCATCGTTCATGAATGTTGGCTACCGTGCGCATagcacagttttctttttttgagcaTGAGCAAGAACCAACGCACTAAACTTGCGTCGGTGAGAAAACATTTGTCCTCAGCAAAGTACAGGCCACGGTAAATGGACGCAATTAAAATCTCAACTTTACCTCACATTCATACCTTCTCTACAACATTGAACTCGTACCCACTTGGACTAAGATGTGTTGCTTAAGCAAAGCAGGACGCCGTAGGGAAGTGTTCCAGGAAATATGCCGAAACTGCAGCTGTGGAGCACTAACGTAAAACTTCCCTCGCGGGGAAGAAAGAGACATTTACTTGCGGAGAAAGCATTTTGTTACGCGCCGGGTTTGCCCCACGGTTTTGCTTGTTCGCTAAGGAGATTATAGTTTGTGTTTGAAATTCAGTTGCAGACTT includes these proteins:
- the LOC144101619 gene encoding uncharacterized protein LOC144101619; the encoded protein is MVVAFITGWSRKMGSSKKPFEGSRQRGPFGLPQPTEAEHPENTAEEDVNRPIGQAAPRTIPTGPRKLALPAIDAPPAAATPDRPTAAATQAIKTSEAPLSPLTDSPAECSTVFCRKLKDWFNKTVAVQADPCQERNTFVCDPSVAFPGFSVPLDKPKTKSRAR